Genomic DNA from Gimesia aquarii:
AAAAACATTGGATTGCAAAACAGAAGAGCACATATAAATCAAAGAAATCTATTGAAAACAATTTTAAATCCTTAAGTAAGGACTTATCCAGCGGACGTAGACTACTTGAAGATGCGGAAGCCAGTTTGAAAAAAGCAGAGTCAGCACTCGTCCAAAAACGTAAAAATGTCTGGTGGTCAACCTGGTTATTTGAACTTCAAGCCAAGGTCATTGAATATCGTCTACTTTTTTCGATACACGAACGTGTGTGTAATATTGCCTGGGAAAAACCGGAAATCATTAAGGAACAAATCACATCGACGCGGGCAGGTCATGTTCCTATTTCTGACTTTGGTTCAAACTCATGTCCCCGTGGTGAACCAACGGTTCTTGACGAAGCATTGGAAAACACTTTACGCATGGTCCGATTGGATCTCATCCGACTATCCCGCGTGATAGAAAGCTACGCTTTTTGTCATTGGGCTTTATCAGTTCTAATTCAGTTATCTCCCGATCTTGAGTGGTTGCCCACTCGTCAGGAGATGATGCGAAAAGCCCTGGGCGCTGACCGTCAAAGAAGTGCAATTGAAATCCTGCAATCAAAAATTGGACGACGACTAAACATGCCACCTGCACTAGATCCCTTTGCCCATGCTTATGCTGAAAACACGCTACAGTTAGCAAGAGATGTTACTGATTTTACCCCTATTCGAGGTGGTAGCTAAAATCAACCTTAGATTCATTGTAAGTCGGTGAAAAGATTTTTGAGATGGCGTATTTTGCTCTTTTTACATTTGTATGGTATTTAAATTTCAGAATCTGAATGTAACCTGTCTGCATTAACGCTCAATCAACTTACGAACCTGTTTCGCAATTTGTTTGGTTCCGATTGATGGCTTGAATTCCTGAATTGGTTTCCCGTCAATCCCAGTCAATGCAATGAATGCCGTTTCGGAGCGACCATCAATCAGAGGATATAGTTGAAGATCATTGAGGCGTTGATCTGTTTTTTGGCGTGATCCTGAGTCACTCAAATCAAACTCGATAAACTCTAATGGAGTATCATCGAGAGACTTTTCAAGTTCTTGATAAACTTCACCTGTAGCACGACAATGTGGACATGCATTCGAGTGGCTGCGAAATGCCACGAGCCGATATGACACGGGGGTTAATTTTTCTTTATCTTTCGATTTTTGTTCCTTAACCTCAACATTCATATCGATTTCCTGATTCGTGGGATCTTCCTTAGGCTTCGCATTTTGTTCAGGTAGACTCTTTGAATTAGTAAGTGATTGATTCGGTATTGGGTTCTTGAGAAATAAACTGATCGCGAATAAAGTCATTACAGCCAGACCGACCGACGCCGTGATCGCAATTTTTTTCCACCGTCGAGCAGATGCTGCAAACTGTCCAGCATCCAGAATATGATCCACACGATCTGCCTCTAGATTGAAGTCCGTATAGAAATTCCGAATTTCTGATTCGAATGACGACTTGCTCATTTTGTCCTCATCATTTGATTTGGATCGAATCGTTTGTTGAGCCGCTGCTTAGCACGAGATAGCAGACTCAACACAGTACCACGTGGTTGATTTGTCAACGTACCAATTTCCTCAGCCGTGTAGCCTTCAACACACTGCAGAAATAATACTTCGCGTTCTTCAGAACGAAGACAACCCAGAATCTCTTCAAGATCAAGTTTTTGGTCCACAGCACGGGTATGAGAAGCATTTTTATCCGCGATAGAATCCTCTGTTACTCGCTCCTCCGAAATTGAACGCTGTTTACGCAAACCATCATAAAACAAATTCCGAACCGCCGTGAAGAGATAGCTCTTACTAACCAGAGTCCCCTGGCTACGAAGCACTTTCAAACATGCTTGCTGTATCAGGTCTTCGGCATCGTGCTGATCGTGACTGAGTGACATGGCGTAACGATACCCCGAATTAATCAACTGTCGATCATCAATGCGTTGATTCTCAGATCGATTCAACCCTGATTCCCTTACTTAGCAAAGCCAGACACTTACAACCAACACTTTATTTCGTCTAATTTTAACAATGAGATCAGCCGATTGACATGGAGCCGGTCTGTGTCTCAGGTTACAAACGACAAAGCCTTTTGTCATTGAGTTTTTTTTCAAGGATTGAATTTTTTTAGGATTTTTGCAATCAAGCAGCATGCTTCAGCGTTTTATTATATACAGTGACTAAAGATACCATATTCTTTGGGAGAACATCCATGTCGACTCGGTACGCGATACTCATTGCATTAATCAGCTTTTTTAATCTGCCTGACGCTGCCTTATTTGCTCAGACAAACAATCGCAATATTTTGCCATCATTAGATGTAAAAGCAGCAAGCGTATCGGGAACCTGGACAAAAAAAGAGAACGATCTTATTGCAACAGGCAAGGGATCGCGGCTCATGTTGCCCGGAAAGTTAGCAGGCAGTTACTCAATCACTGTCGAATTCACACGAACTGCAGGTGATAATTCAATCGGTGTCATCCTTCCCGTCGGCCCTGGACAATGCCTGTTCAACTTGTCTGCTTTCAATGGTGAAGCCCATGGAATTGGCCTGATTGATGGTAAATTGGCTCGTGATAACGAAACAACCATCAAACCCGGGACTCTCAAGAATAACCATCCCTATCGATTACTCATCGAAGTTGATGTTAAAAAAAATACTGCATCAATCTCATCGCAACTCGATGGACGTCCATCCTTGAAATGGCGAGGCAGCCCTAAGTCTTTGTCGATGTTCGAAGGTTGGAAGATTCCTAAAACAGACCAAGCGGGGATATATACTAATAGTGATGTGACATTCCATAGCATTACGATAAATCAACTCGATCCCAAGATGCGCATGACAATCCCTGTCAAACCAACCACCAAGAAACCAAGCAATACAATTTCAACGGATAATGTGCTCTATTACGACCGCGCGCATGGCGAGGGTCTGGCTAATGGCTTAGAAACGATGGCACGGAATCAAAATTTTGCCGTCCAGATCTCAGATCAACCAATTTCCTCTGCATCACTTAAAAAAGTTAGAGTACTCTACATACGTGGTCCATCCCAGGCATTCTCGCTAGACGAACAAAAAGTAATCATTGATTTCGTTCAAAGTGGTGGTGCATTTCTATTAGTCATGGATGAAGAACGAAGAATGCCATTACAAAAAACGGGAGTCAATGAGATTCTCAAACCATTCAATATGAAACTCACCGCTGATACGCAATACCTGCATAACTGTGGTGCGATTGCGAAAGCAGGCTTGATCAACAAAGTAGACCGCGAACTTCCCTTCAGTGGCGGACGCGCGATTGAAGGAGGCACTCCGTTTGGCTTTCAACTCGACAAAGCGGGGAAACCCGCTCAACCATTTGCCGCTTTCCAACAGGTTAACGGAGGTGGAAAGATCATCGTTTTGGCAGAAGGCATGTCCTCAATGTTAATGGGAACAAAAGAGGGCGTACGACTCAGCGGAGTTCCAAGAAATCCAGCCAAAACAACCTACTGGGGAAAAGACAGTCAATTTTTCATGACTGAGGTACTCGCGTGGCTAATGAGAACGAAAAACTAATTTCCCAAGAGAACGAACCTGTCAGGTGTATCATGAAAGCGATTCTCATTGTATTGACAATAACCACTACATTACCGGCGGCAGATTACTATGTTGCCACTACAGGTAGCGACCAAAACCGAGGTAGCTTGAGGCAACCTTTTAGAACCATTTCACGTGGTTTAGCTGCTGCACGGAAACCCGGCGATAATGTGATCGTGCGAAAAGGCGTCTATCCACAGTCACGAACATTGAACATTGTCAATGCTGGTTCAAAAGAAAAATTTATCACACTGCGTTCCTTCAAAGATGAGCAGGTCATAATCGATGGTAGAAACACGCCGATGGATACAAGCCTCATTGCCGTGCTGACCCATCATATTCGAATTCAAGATTTAGAAATACGAAATTCCAATAGGATAGGAA
This window encodes:
- a CDS encoding RNA polymerase sigma factor; its protein translation is MNRSENQRIDDRQLINSGYRYAMSLSHDQHDAEDLIQQACLKVLRSQGTLVSKSYLFTAVRNLFYDGLRKQRSISEERVTEDSIADKNASHTRAVDQKLDLEEILGCLRSEEREVLFLQCVEGYTAEEIGTLTNQPRGTVLSLLSRAKQRLNKRFDPNQMMRTK